One part of the Lycium ferocissimum isolate CSIRO_LF1 chromosome 8, AGI_CSIRO_Lferr_CH_V1, whole genome shotgun sequence genome encodes these proteins:
- the LOC132067362 gene encoding uncharacterized protein LOC132067362 — MVKFSTLILAVLLLSVIFCNVSATPSPTKIVNGVVSNAVTKLMKWVWSLKASSKTVISGRPMMKFESGYSVETVFDGSKLGIEPYSVEIMSSGELLILDSANSNLYKISSSLSQYTRPRLVAGSADGYSGHVDGKLREARMNHPKGLTLDDRGNIYIADTENMVIRKISDAGITTIAGGKWSRGGGHVDGPSEDAKFSNDFDVVYMGSSCSLLVIDRGNKAIREIQLHFEDCAYQYDSGFPLGIAVLLAAGFFGYMLALLQRRVGTMVSPEEDQNTSIFTEEYQKPMKLSVRPPLIPTEGEEEKQEESMSGSLGKLITRTGASVSEILGGVFPMFKRLPLNHQYQQQQLQQQLQQQQYQQYPWPVQDSFVIPKEDEPPSIDPRTPTPRKTYAFMSKDSEKMQQLKQSRAIYGGGWNPDFQQQHQQQTQKHLNHHQYHSSGPQTFYEQSSDNTKEVVFGAVQEQGQRETVIKPLDHANPVYDRHNVRSRFNSAGYSQGY, encoded by the exons ATGGTGAAGTTCTCAACTTTGATTCTCGCAGTTCTGCTTCTTTCTGTTATTTTCTGTAATGTTTCAGCTACACCATCACCTACAA AAATTGTAAATGGGGTTGTTTCAAATGCTGTTACTAAGCTGATGAAATGGGTATGGTCACTTAAAGCCAGTAGTAAAACAG TGATTTCTGGGAGACCAATGATGAAATTTGAGAGTGGGTATAGTGTGGAGACAGTGTTTGATGGAAGCAAACTTGGAATTGAGCCTTATTCTGTGGAGATTATGTCTAGTGGGGAGCTACTGATTTTGGATTCTGCTAATAGTAATCTTTACAAGATCTCTTCCTCTTTGTCTCAGT ACACCAGACCTAGGTTGGTGGCTGGATCAGCTGACGGATACTCTGGTCATGTTGATGGAAAATTACGGGAGGCAAGAATGAACCATCCGAAAGGTCTTACTCTTGATGACAGAGGGAATATCTACATAGCAGATACTGAAAACATGGTAATTAGGAAGATAAGTGATGCAG GGATCACAACAATTGCTGGTGGTAAATGGAGCCGTGGAGGTGGGCATGTTGATGGACCGAGTGAagatgcaaaattctctaatgATTTTGATGTGGTCTATATGGGAAGCAGTTGTTCCCTTCTTGTCATAGACAGGGGAAATAAAGCGATACGGGAGATCCAACTTCATTTTGAAGACTGTGCTTATCAGTATGATAGTGGTTTTCCTCTAG GAATTGCTGTGCTTTTGGCTGCTGGCTTCTTTGGTTACATGCTAGCATTGCTACAACGAAGGGTTGGTACCATGGTATCTCCGGAAGAA GATCAGAACACATCCATTTTCACCGAAGAATATCAGAAGCCAATGAAATTATCAGTAAGGCCTCCCCTAATTCCAACTGAAGGTGAGGAGGAGAAGCAAGAAGAAAGCATGTCTGGATCTCTAGGAAAGCTAATCACGCGTACTGGAGCATCAGTTTCGGAAATTTTAGGAGGTGTGTTTCCAATGTTCAAAAGGTTGCCTTTGAACCATCAGTATCAACAGCAACAGTTGCAGCAACAGTTACAGCAACAGCAGTATCAGCAATACCCATGGCCGGTACAGGACAGCTTTGTAATTCCAAAAGAAGATGAGCCCCCGTCCATCGACCCCAGAACCCCTACTCCACGAAAGACTTATGCGTTCATGTCCAAAGATTCTGAAAAAATGCAACAGCTGAAACAAAGCCGTGCTATTTATGGTGGTGGATGGAATCCTGactttcaacaacaacaccaacagcAGACTCAGAAGCATCTAAATCATCATCAGTATCATTCATCTGGACCTCAAACATTCTACGAGCAAAGCTCAGATAATACTAAGGAAGTAGTTTTCGGGGCAGTCCAAGAACAAGGGCAACGTGAGACAGTGATAAAGCCGTTGGACCATGCAAATCCTGTTTATGATCGTCACAATGTTCGTTCTCGATTCAACTCTGCTGGATATTCTCAAGGCTATTAA